The genomic interval CGATACTGCGGTCATCCTTAGTCATCGATCCGAAGCCCTTCTGGTATGGAAAACGACCATAAGAGACAAGCTCAGCTACTGTGAGTCCGTCCGGAGCGGTTGGATTTTGCGGCAAAATTGCCAATTGCTTCGCTACTTCCTTCGTCGATTGCTTATGGATAGACTTACCGTCCAGAAGTACACTGCCCTTCGAAGGGGTCATAATACGGGCCATTGTTTTCAAAATCGTTGATTTACCAGAGCCGTTAGCTCCTACTAGCGCCGTGATTTTCCCTTGAGGTATAGCAATGTTTAAATTCTCAACGATTAGACGGTCATCATAAGCAATATCAAGACTAGAGGTCGTTAAACGAATCATTGAACATGCACGCTCCTTCCGCTGCCTGAGGCAGACACCTTCACATTTTATATTTATATTTCAATAAGTAACGAATATTGATAACGATTATCATTTATTTTCTAATGATAATGTTTCTCATAAAAAAAGTCAATGATAATATAAATAGCATTTATTCATATCGACAAAAATAGAGCCCCATTTAAATAGAAAAGCCGCCCAACAGATTGGGACGGCTAGCTTTTATCATTATACAAAAGTTACCACTTTAGCTTCGTGCCAAATACGAGTCCATTGCTTATTAGCCTTCCAGGCGTGGTAATGAGTTTTCCTTGCGCGTACATGCCTGAGGATGCTCCTCCGTCCAAATTCATCGCCTGCTCAGCGCCAAGCTGAATCATGATTTGACTCCACTGTTTTATCGTTGCTTTGGAGACGGTAGCTATGACAACAGTCCCGTCCTTTTTGACAAGAATGCCGCTTCTGCCAGCTGCATCGGTCAATATTTTGGAGCTGCTAAACCCTTCCCCAGCTGGATTAACAGCCGGTTTCCCATCCTTCACAAGCCTAGGTCCTGCACCAATGGCGGTATGAACGCGAGACCATGCAATCGGACTTTTCGAGAGGTTGGTCATTTCGATCTTATAATCAACCTTCGTCCCCACCTTAAAGCGTGAGGCTAGCTTCTCCTCAGAGCCTGTATAAACGAGAACATATCCATCTGCTGGAATGCTGACATTCTCTTTTTTGCTTATTTTGGTCACGACACCCTTACTGACCGTTACTGAGGTGCCTTGTGCAAATCCAAGCTTAGCACCACGCTTTGGCGTGAACATAATGGCTGACGATGCGCCTGCTACAGGTGTTCGATTAATAAAATACGCATACCAGTTGTTAGGCGACTTAAAAGAACCGTCTGTTCCACCTAAAATTTTGACGCGTAGCGTATCCATAACTACATTCCCGTCCCATGTAAAACCAATCGCTGTCCCTGTATTGCCTATATGCTCCACATTGCCGTCTACAATTACCGTTCCATATGGCTCCGGAATGCCGCCATAAGCCTCGAAGTAAGTTCCGTTAATCGCTGCGTCTGCACGGTAATCTTTAGCAATCGATTGAAGCGACTGAACGACGCCTATTTTACGGCTTGCCAGGCCTGCAGTAACCGGCATTCCCTTTGGAATGGTAACGGTTTGAACCGTAAACGACTGGCCTGCTGCAACAACCTTCTTGGATTCATGCTTCACCTTTAGGTTCAAGGTAGAGGCTGTAACCTGAATAGGAAGCTTCAGTTGGCCTTTGTAGCCGCTAGCTGAAACATCTACATAAAGATTAGCTGATCCAGCTGTAACCGGGGTTACCACGCTTTTCTCATTGATGCGAACGATCGCTGGATTGTCGGAGCGATAGCTGACAGCGACTGGATCGGACAGCTTCAGCTTGTCCGTGAGCAGGAGCCGTGTATCCAGCGGCAGCTTAACCGCCGCCGCTGCTGCATAGGTGATCGCAACGGTGCGAACTGGCCCCGCTGCGATTAATGTACTTGCGGACGCATATACGAAGCGTCCGCTGCCCTGCGGCGCCACACCGCTCGCGGGAACCGCGGTGTGACCGCCGTAGGTGTACAAGATCGACCCGGCAGAGCCGTCGATCGCGTACACAGCGCCGGAACGGCCGCCGGCCAGCACCGTGCCGGCGCCAAGATCCGGCGCAAGCGCCGCGGGGCCAAAGCCTCCCGCCCCGCTGGCGCTAATGCGCCATAGTTCCGCCCCGTCTGCGAGGCGGAACGCAGCTATGCCGTTGCCGCTGCGCTCGGCGGCAACGACAATACCTTTGTCTCCGGGCACAAGCGCCGGAGACGTCCAACCGCCTGCGGGCGCTGCCGCAAGCTCGCGAGTGAAGCGGACTTTACCGTCCTCTTCATACGTAGCGATAGCTTTGCCCGCAAGCAGCATGACGCCGCCGCTCACATCGCCCGCGATCAGCTTCGCCCCAAGCAGCGTCTGCTCAAGCGACGCTTCCCATACAACTGCATTGCCGCGCACGGCATACAACACGCCATTGCTGCCCAGTACATAGACGCCGCGCTTACCTGCGGCCAGTTCCTTAACCGAGACGCCCTCTGGCAGCAGAGCAGCCTGCTGCTCTCCCACACTGCTCAGCGATAAAACAGCATGCTGATATGCGAAATAAGGAGTACCTTCCCCATCCGTCACCATGCCAGATGGCTCTAATTGTTCCTTTTTCCCTTTAAAATAATAAATACCTTTCTGACCGCCATTGCCGCCTTCATCATATTGATAAAGCCTAGCACCAGTTCCTGCGGTAAATATTTGTCCTTTTCCATTTACGGCTGGGGCGTATAGTTTCGAATATGTGTTTATTCTTTTTAATTCTTTTCCGCCATTATCTAATAAGGATAACCATCCATTATTCGTTACTACCAGCAGCTTTCCGCTCGGCATCACAATCGGAGGATATAGAGTACCCTCTGCTTTGTATCGCCAGTACTCGATTTCTGCTTTGCTGGCAGCAGAACCCTTCGCATTAGAAGCAACCGTTTTTGTCTCATTCGTCGATTCTGCCGCAGAAACTGAGGAACCCCCATAGGCTCCCTTACCACCAAATGATTCGCTTCCTGTGTAGCTCACATTCAACACTATAAAAAGCAGAATAGCTACTACTCTAACAAGCCATTTTTTTGTCTTTTGCTGCATATGACTGATCTCCTTCTCCTTCTTATGTGTAGATTCCAGTTAGTCCCAATGAACTATATCGACAGGTTTATTCTAAAAATGAAGGGATTATATGGATAATATACACCTCAAATTCTATTGAGTAATAAGTTGGCATCCTGTAGGTCCCTATGTTACGATCACAAAAACCATGTCTACAAATCTAGCAATGGGATTACTATTTCTTTATATAAAACACTAATTCCATTTACTATTTATCCTCACAACAATTAACCTTGCACATTTTTAACCCCATACAATTGAGTAGGATCACCTTACTGTAGAGGTAGATCGTGTTTTGAACAAGCTATCCTAAGCAAACATAAAAGGAGGATTATAACCAATATGCAAACCACTAGATGCAAGCTGGACCCATTACAACAATCAGATTTAAAATACATGCAAAGGATATATTCGAGTCATGAGGTCAGAAAATACTTAGGCGGAGTTGTACCAGAGGAATATCATCTAAATAAGTTTCTAGATGCTTTAGAGCGCTCTTCAACGAAGGAGTCAAACATTTGGACGGTTAGATTAAAAGAAAACAATGATTTTATTGGGGTTGTTTCCTTAGATAATCACATAGACGGAAGGTTTAAGGAAATCAGCTATGAATTTCTTCCGCAAAGCTGGGGTAGCGGCTACGCAGCCGAGGTAGTCGGTCAATTATTAATGTACGCACTTCATGAATTAAAGCTTGGTAAAGTAATAGCTGAGACACAAACAGCAAATACTGCTTCCTGCAGGCTCTTTGAGAAGGTAGGCATGCGATTAGAGCATAAGCTGCAAAGATATGGTGCTGAACAAGCGCTATACAGCTTCATTGATCCGGGCTTTTCGATTAATGGATGTGGATGATAAGCGTGGTTATAAAATCAAGCATGATGGATGATTACTACATAATTATTACACTTATATAAACAGCAAAAAACCCTTGTTCGCCAAGGGTTTCTTCATGGTATGGTGCGCGTAGAGGGACTTGAACCCCCACGGTCGCCCGCTAGATCCTAAGTCTAGTGCGTCTGCCAATTCCGCCATACGCGCAAATGTGATTCTTTGAAGCTTAACCATGTTTTGCAGGGCTTCCACCTACATTACTCTGTTGACATACAGAGTGCTTCCCTATGAAGGGTGTTAAAGATGGTGCGCGTAGAGGGACTTGAACCCCCACGGTCGCCCGCTAGATCCTAAGTCTAGTGCGTCTGCCAATTCCGCCATACGCGCGCATGTGAGATAAAAAAATGGTGAGTCATGTAGGATTCGAACCTACGACACCCTGATTAAAAGTCAGGTGCTCTACCAACTGAGCTAATGACTCATAGTATAAGTGGCTGGGGATTCAGGGATCGAACCTGAGAATGACGGAGTCAAAGTCCGTTGCCTTACCGCTTGGCTAATCCCCAATAGCGATATGGTGGACGCTGACGGGATCGAACCGCCGACCCTCTGCTTGTAAGGCAGATGCTCTCCCAGCTGAGCTAAGCGTCCAAGGATAAAGGCGCCATTTGTAAAAATAATTTGGTGACCCGTAGGGGACTCGAACCCCTGTTACCTCCGTGAAAGGGAGGTGTCTTAACCACTTGACCAACGGGCCATGCTAAAATTGATGCTTGTCCTTACAGTTGAAAGTTTTCTGGAGCTCTCAACCGGATTCGAACCGGTGACCTCATCCTTACCATGGATGCACTCTACCTACTGAGCTATGAGAGCATAATGGCTCCCCGAACAGGACTCGAACCTGTGACAACTCGATTAACAGTCGAGTGCTCTACCAACTGAGCTATCAGGGAACATTGTATTTTGAGTTGAATGTTATTAAAGCTTCAACTTCAAAATAGGCACGGTTGAATATCAAGGCGTATTGCGCCTTGAAAACTGGATACGAAAGATTAGGCTTGCTGAAGCCTTTTTAGCTGCTGTCTACTGGATGTATGGGTCACAGTAAACGTGTTTAGGATAAGCCCTCGACCGATTAGTATTCGTCAGCTACACACATTGCTGTGCTTCCACCCCGAACCTATCAACCTCGTCGTCTTCAAGGGGTCTTACATACTGGGAAATCTCATCTTGAGGGGGGCTTCACGCTTAGATGCTTTCAGCGCTTATCCCGTCCGTACTTGGCTACCCAGCGGTGCTCCTGGCGGAACAACTGGTACACCAGCGGTACGTCCATCCCGGTCCTCTCGTACTAAGGACAGCTCCTCTCAAATTTCCTGCGCCCGCGACAGATAGGGACCGAACTGTCTCACGACGTTCTGAACCCAGCTCGCGTACCGCTTTAATGGGCGAACAGCCCAACCCTTGGGACCTACTTCAGCCCCAGGATGCGATGAGCCGACATCGAGGTGCCAAACCTCCCCGTCGATGTGGACTCTTGGGGGAGATAAGCCTGTTATCCCCAGGGTAGCTTTTATCCGTTGAGCGATGGCCCTTCCATTCGGTACCACCGGATCACTAAGCCCTACTTTCGTACCTGCTCGACTTGTAGGTCTCGCAGTCAAGCTCCCTTATGCCTTTGCACTCTTCGAATGATTTCCAACCATTCTGAGGGAACCTTTGGGCGCCTCCGTTACATTTTAGGAGGCGACCGCCCCAGTCAAACTGTCCACCTGACACGGTCCCCGAACCGGTTTCACGGTTCTAGGTTAGAACTCCGATACGATCAGGGTGGTATCCCAACGTTGCCTCCACACAAGCTGGCGCTCATGCTTCAAAGGCTCCCACCTATCCTGTACAGATCGTACCAAAGTTCAATATCAAGTTACAGTAAAGCTCCATGGGGTCTTTCCGTCTTGTCGCGGGTAACCTGCATCTTCACAGGTATTAAAATTTCACCGGATCTCTCGTTGAGACAGCGCCCAAGTCGTTACGCCATTCGTGCGGGTCAGAATTTACCTGACAAGGAATTTCGCTACCTTAGGACCGTTATAGTTACGGCCGCCGTTTACTGGGGCTTCGGTTCACAGCTTCGGGTTACCCCTAACCGCTCCCCTTAACCTTCCAGCACCGGGCAGGCGTCAGCCCGTATACTTCGCCTTACGGCTTCGCACAGACCTGTGTTTTTGCTAAACAGTCGCTTGGGCCTTTTCACTGCGGCCCCCTCGGGCTATTCACCCTACCGAGGCACCCCTTCTCCCGAAGTTACGGGGTCATTTTGCCGAGTTCCTTAACGAGAGTTCTTCCGCGCGCCTTAGCATGCTCTGCTCGCCTACCTGTGTCGGTTTGCGGTACGGGCACCTAGATCTCACTAGAGGCTTTTCTTGACAGCCGGAGTACATGACCTTCGCTACTGCAATTTTCGCTCCCCATCACAGCCCAGCCTTATGATCGACGGATTTGCCTATCGATCAGCCTCACTGCTTGGACGGACTATTCCATCAGTCCGCGTCACTGCCCTTCTGTGTCACCCCATTGCTCAAACAATCTTCGGTGGTACAGGAATTTCAACCTGTTGTCCATCCACTACGCCTTTCGGCCTCGCGTTAGGTCCCGACTTACCCTGAGAGGACGAGCCTTCCTCAGGAACCCTTAGGCTTTCGGCGGACAAGATTCTCACTTGTCTTTTCGTTACTCATACCGGCATTCTCACTTGAATACAGTCCACCAGTCCTCACGGTCCAACTTCAATCCGTATTCAACGCTCCCCTACCCAAGTACCTAATGGTACATGTCATAGCTTCGGTGGTGTGTTTAGCCCCGTTACATTTTCGGCGCAGAGTCACTCGACCAGTGAGCTATTACGCACTCTTTAAATGATGGCTGCTTCTAAGCCAACATCCTGGTTGTCTTTGCAACTCCACATCCTTTCCCACTTAACACACACTTGGGGACCTTAGCTGATGATCTGGGCTGTTTCCCTCTTGACAATGGATCTTAGCACTCACTGTCTGACTCCCGAGTAGCACGTCTATGGCATTCGGAGTTTGACTGGACTTGGTAACCCTTGGCGGGCCCCGCACCCAATCAGTGCTCTACCTCCACGACGCTCATTCCTCGAGGCTAGCCCTAAAGCTATTTCGGGGAGAACCAGCTATCTCCGAGTTCGATTGGAATTTCTCCGCTACCCCCACCTCATCCCCGCATTTTTCAACATGCG from Paenibacillus sp. FSL K6-3182 carries:
- a CDS encoding phosphodiester glycosidase family protein produces the protein MQQKTKKWLVRVVAILLFIVLNVSYTGSESFGGKGAYGGSSVSAAESTNETKTVASNAKGSAASKAEIEYWRYKAEGTLYPPIVMPSGKLLVVTNNGWLSLLDNGGKELKRINTYSKLYAPAVNGKGQIFTAGTGARLYQYDEGGNGGQKGIYYFKGKKEQLEPSGMVTDGEGTPYFAYQHAVLSLSSVGEQQAALLPEGVSVKELAAGKRGVYVLGSNGVLYAVRGNAVVWEASLEQTLLGAKLIAGDVSGGVMLLAGKAIATYEEDGKVRFTRELAAAPAGGWTSPALVPGDKGIVVAAERSGNGIAAFRLADGAELWRISASGAGGFGPAALAPDLGAGTVLAGGRSGAVYAIDGSAGSILYTYGGHTAVPASGVAPQGSGRFVYASASTLIAAGPVRTVAITYAAAAAVKLPLDTRLLLTDKLKLSDPVAVSYRSDNPAIVRINEKSVVTPVTAGSANLYVDVSASGYKGQLKLPIQVTASTLNLKVKHESKKVVAAGQSFTVQTVTIPKGMPVTAGLASRKIGVVQSLQSIAKDYRADAAINGTYFEAYGGIPEPYGTVIVDGNVEHIGNTGTAIGFTWDGNVVMDTLRVKILGGTDGSFKSPNNWYAYFINRTPVAGASSAIMFTPKRGAKLGFAQGTSVTVSKGVVTKISKKENVSIPADGYVLVYTGSEEKLASRFKVGTKVDYKIEMTNLSKSPIAWSRVHTAIGAGPRLVKDGKPAVNPAGEGFSSSKILTDAAGRSGILVKKDGTVVIATVSKATIKQWSQIMIQLGAEQAMNLDGGASSGMYAQGKLITTPGRLISNGLVFGTKLKW
- a CDS encoding GNAT family N-acetyltransferase codes for the protein MQTTRCKLDPLQQSDLKYMQRIYSSHEVRKYLGGVVPEEYHLNKFLDALERSSTKESNIWTVRLKENNDFIGVVSLDNHIDGRFKEISYEFLPQSWGSGYAAEVVGQLLMYALHELKLGKVIAETQTANTASCRLFEKVGMRLEHKLQRYGAEQALYSFIDPGFSINGCG